From Pseudoalteromonas sp. Scap06:
TTCGTTTGCAGTTATTGCTGGCTGCCAGAGCCAGCCGGGTAATCCAGCACTTAATCAGTGTGCTCAACAAAGTTATCAATGTGAAACCAGCTGCGAACAGCAAACAACCACCGATAGTCTTAAATCGCAGGTTTGTTCATCAAAATGTATTGAGGCTTACAATCAATGCAAAGTACAAGCTGAAAACTTAGGTAAAGCAACAAACTAAATAATCTTAAGTAAAACAAAAAAACCGCTCAATGAGCGGTTTTTTATTATTTGCTTTGGCTGCTTATTTCAAGCCTAACTTTTTAAGCTCTAGTTCAACTAACTTTGCAGAAAGTGGTACATAGCCATCCTTTTCTACAATTTTTTGACCGTCTTGAGAAAGTACCATCTTTAAGAACTCAGCTTCAACTGGCCCAAGTGGCTTATTTGGGTGTTTATTTACATAAACATATAAAAAACGTGATAGTGGGTATTTACCTTGTGCTACGTTTTCAAGCGTGGCATCAACAAAGTTAGTGCCTTTTTTAGATAACGGAACAGTACGCACACCCGATGTTTTATAACCAATGCCAGAGTAACCAATCGCATTTAATGACGCTGAAATTGACTGTACAACAGAAGCCGAACCCGGTTGCTCGTTCACGTTATTACGGAAATCACCTTTACATAGCGCTTTCTTTTTAAAGTAACCGTAAGTACCTGATACTGAGTTACGTCCGTATAATTGCACGTCTTTTGCAGCCCAATCACCTTCTAGACCAACATCACTCCAGCGATTTACTTGCTCTGATGCACCACATTTACGAGTTGATGAGAAAATAGCATCGATTTGGTCAATGCGTAGTCCTTCGATTGGGTTATCTTTGTGTACAAATACTGCCAACGCATCAATTGCTACTCGCACTTGTGTTGGTTTGTAGCCATGACGCTTTTCAAATGCTTCAATCTCTTTTGACTTCATTGCACGGCTCATTGGACCTAAGTTAGCCGTACCTTCAGTTAGTGCTGGTGGCGCAGTAGACGAACCTGCCGCTTGAATTTGAATATTTACATTTGGGTAAATACGCTTATATTCTTCAGCCCAAAAGGTCATCATGTTGGCTAATGTGTCAGACCCTACTGATGAAAAGTTACCTGATACACCGCTAATTTTTTGATACTCAGGAATACCGTCTTCTAATGCAACCGCTTGTGCAGATACAAATGTTGTAACAGCCACACCCATTGCGGCAACTAAGTTTTTAAATTTCATTTTGGGGTTCTCCAATTTGTTCGTCCCATTTCCTAACTGCGGTTCACTCTAAAGTGAGTACATGACAATGGTGTGACTCTTAAATGACACTTTTATGACTACCTATATTGCTTGCTACTAATGGCGAAATAACGATAAGTCTATCGCTTGAAAACGCGAAAGAAAAACAAGAACCTTTACCCAGCTCGCTGTGAATTTTTAATTGACTACCATGGCGAGTAAGCACATGCTTGGTAATAGCTAAGCCTAAGCCTGAGCCACCTGTGGTACGGCTTCTGGCTTTATCTACTCGATAAAAACGCTCAGTTAACCGGTTAATATGCTCAGGTGCAATACCATCACCATTATCGGTCACACTAAAACATGCTTGTTCATTGTTGCGCTGCCAAAGTACCTCAATTTTACCGCCTGGTTTAGTATAATGAATGGCATTAAATACTAAATTTGAAAAGGCACTTCTAAGTTCATCCTCAGCACCGGTAATATCAAGCGATGCATCAATCTTAAAAATAAGTTGATGGCCTTTGTCTTGATTGATAGATTGCGCTTCTGTTTCAATTAAGTTTAATAATCGTGGCACATTCACCGCTTTGTCATTACTGTGTTGCTTTCCCCCTTCGATGCGCGATAACGACAACAGCTGATTCACCAAGCTATCCATACGCTTACATTGCTCTAGCATAGTAGTTTGTGCTTTATTCCACATTGCAGGCGGGGGAAGTGAATCACTATCGAGCATTTCAAGGTAGCCGGTAACAACAGTTAAAGGGGTTCTGAGCTCATGAGAGACGTTTGCTACAAAGTCTTTACGCATCTGCTCAAGTTGCTTTAAGCGAGTAACATCGCGTACCACTACCAACAACTGTGTATTGGCATAGGGCATAACCCTAAATTCAAGAACTTGCTCAACACTGTGGCCACTTTCAAGCTCCAGAGCATCGCTAAACTCTTTACGACGCATATATTTAGCAAATTTAGGATCGCGAATTAAGTTATCTAAACGCTGACCATGATCAACCGGCCACTGTAACCCTAACACTTTGAGTGCAAGTTGATTACACCACACAATTGATAAGTCGTTTTGTAGCACAACAACGGCATCGGGTACGGCCTCAGCGCCGTCACGAAAACGCCGTATTAGCTCTGCCAGCTCATTACGTTTTTTACGATTGCGGTGTTGCAGCTGGTAAATACCTTCAAATACTTGCTCCCACGACCCTTCCCCTTCAGGCGGGTTAAAACTGCGTTGATCATGCAGCCAGTCACTTAAGCGATAAAGCTGATGGTAATGCCACATAAGTAGCGAAAAAGCGCCCAAAAACAACATCAAAAATGGGGCACCAATGAGCACCCCAATTAAAAGCAAAGGTATAAAATAGACAAACAGCCGTTTAGTTAACGCCTGCTTGTTAATAACTCGATACATACACGCTCTTTACCTTATAAACACTAGCAGATGATTTGACTGTGCTAGGTTAATAGATTGTGACTTACGAAGTAAACTTATAATTTACTCGAAAAGCGATAACCAGCACCGCGAACTGTTTGTACTAAGCGGTCATGCCCAAGCGTAGCAATTGCCTTACGCAGGCGACGGATATGAACATCTACAGTTCTATCTTCAACATAAACGTTAGTACCCCATACATGATCAAGTAATTGCTCTCGGCTATATACACGCTCAGGGTGGGTCATAAAAAAGTGTAACAGTCTAAATTCCGTTGGCCCCATATCTAGCTCACTGCCACCTGAGGTCACACGATGCGAAATAGGATCTAAACGTAAGCCATGTACTTCAATCGCCTCTTCAAGTGAGGTAGGAGCAACACGACGAATAACCGCTTTAATACGCGCCATTAACTCTTTAGGTGAGAACGGTTTTGTAACGTAATCATCAGCACCGACTTCTAAACCGCGTATTTTATCTTCTTCTTCGCCGCGGGCTGTCAGCATAATGATAGGAATTTGGCGTGTGTGTTCATTTTGTTTGAATTTTTTAGCGATTTGAATTCCACTACCGCCAGGTAGCATCCAATCGAGTAACACCATATCTGGATAAGGTTCAACCATTGCAGATATTGCAGAATCATAATCTTCTGCCTCAATGGCTTGAAACCCATTTTGTTCTAAAACAAAAACCAACATTTCCCTGATAGGTGCTTCGTCATCAACGACTAATACTTTACGTGACATTCCAATTTATCTCTTAGGCTATTGAGTAGGTTTCATTATTATGACTAAGTATGACATTTTTATTAAAGTGTAACGTGGAAATCAAAATGAGCGTAAAAAAAAACACAAAATAGTGACAAAAAATTAAATATGTCATCTTTGTATCATCATAAGCTGTAAATCAAAAAGCGGTTTGAGGTGTTAATAGCTTAATAATTGCGCGTAGTTTTTATATTATTTATGAGATCATCAAATTACTAAGCGACGAGTTTTAACAACTATATTTTTAGTCTGATCATAAAAGCTCACTGCGCCACGACACTATTTAGATCAGCTTTATTAAGATCTTAAATATCAGGATCAGAGTTTTATCAAGCAGATCCCTTTGCGGATCACTATTTTACCCACTACTAAAGCTAAACCAATGATTTTTTGTATAATTTTCATTCTACCACTGCGCTTTACGATGCCTAAATGACTAAAACATGCCCATTTTAGCGCTTTAGTTAGTAAAGTAATGATCCCAGATATGACAAGTTAGTAATCGAGTGATCCCAAATTAATAACTAGGTAAAATACTGATCCCCCACAGATCAAAAAAGCCAGTGCATAGGCAACTGGCTTTTATAATGAGCGCGAGAGTATCGCTATTATTGGCTCATTATTTTATTTTTGGGTTTAGCTCACCGCTTAAGTATTTAAGGTGCATTTCATCTAACGAAATTGGCTTAATTTTACTTGCTTGACCTGCAGTACCAAACGCTTCGTAACGGGCAATACAAATATCAGTCATCGCTTGCGTTGCAGCGGCTAAGAACTTACGTGGGTCGAAGTTAGACGGGTTCATTGCTAAATGACGACGGATTGCACCGGTAGACGCTAAACGTAAGTCAGTATCAATGTTTACCTTACGCACACCGTATTTAATACCTTCAACAATTTGCTCTACTGGCACGCCGTAAGTTTCTGGGATCTCACCACCGTATTGGTTGATCACCTCTAACCACTCTTGTGGTACTGAAGACGAACCATGCATTACTAAGTGGGTATTTGGTATACGCGCGTGGATTTCTTTAATACGATCAATTGCTAAAA
This genomic window contains:
- a CDS encoding PstS family phosphate ABC transporter substrate-binding protein → MKFKNLVAAMGVAVTTFVSAQAVALEDGIPEYQKISGVSGNFSSVGSDTLANMMTFWAEEYKRIYPNVNIQIQAAGSSTAPPALTEGTANLGPMSRAMKSKEIEAFEKRHGYKPTQVRVAIDALAVFVHKDNPIEGLRIDQIDAIFSSTRKCGASEQVNRWSDVGLEGDWAAKDVQLYGRNSVSGTYGYFKKKALCKGDFRNNVNEQPGSASVVQSISASLNAIGYSGIGYKTSGVRTVPLSKKGTNFVDATLENVAQGKYPLSRFLYVYVNKHPNKPLGPVEAEFLKMVLSQDGQKIVEKDGYVPLSAKLVELELKKLGLK
- the phoR gene encoding phosphate regulon sensor histidine kinase PhoR; this encodes MYRVINKQALTKRLFVYFIPLLLIGVLIGAPFLMLFLGAFSLLMWHYHQLYRLSDWLHDQRSFNPPEGEGSWEQVFEGIYQLQHRNRKKRNELAELIRRFRDGAEAVPDAVVVLQNDLSIVWCNQLALKVLGLQWPVDHGQRLDNLIRDPKFAKYMRRKEFSDALELESGHSVEQVLEFRVMPYANTQLLVVVRDVTRLKQLEQMRKDFVANVSHELRTPLTVVTGYLEMLDSDSLPPPAMWNKAQTTMLEQCKRMDSLVNQLLSLSRIEGGKQHSNDKAVNVPRLLNLIETEAQSINQDKGHQLIFKIDASLDITGAEDELRSAFSNLVFNAIHYTKPGGKIEVLWQRNNEQACFSVTDNGDGIAPEHINRLTERFYRVDKARSRTTGGSGLGLAITKHVLTRHGSQLKIHSELGKGSCFSFAFSSDRLIVISPLVASNIGSHKSVI
- the phoB gene encoding phosphate regulon transcriptional regulator PhoB; this encodes MSRKVLVVDDEAPIREMLVFVLEQNGFQAIEAEDYDSAISAMVEPYPDMVLLDWMLPGGSGIQIAKKFKQNEHTRQIPIIMLTARGEEEDKIRGLEVGADDYVTKPFSPKELMARIKAVIRRVAPTSLEEAIEVHGLRLDPISHRVTSGGSELDMGPTEFRLLHFFMTHPERVYSREQLLDHVWGTNVYVEDRTVDVHIRRLRKAIATLGHDRLVQTVRGAGYRFSSKL